Proteins encoded in a region of the Rutidosis leptorrhynchoides isolate AG116_Rl617_1_P2 chromosome 9, CSIRO_AGI_Rlap_v1, whole genome shotgun sequence genome:
- the LOC139867909 gene encoding uncharacterized protein, with amino-acid sequence MEKLQRISQAEDDVPVELIHLILSLLPVKEAAGTCVLSKTWSHAWSTIPHLRFHITSEFFSTEEKERDYIKFMDRTMSKYIQYNIPIQSFDLILDDIKLASLANKWIPSVAAQSCLKELSLKIRGEIDGKYHKFILTDEIFSGKNLHTLSLRAYHSSPIETVSRNPVINCVNLRVLELLYVKISEEVLDSLFSTCVLLEEINLSYCFGLMTIKVRNLHYLKEVKLRSEGHYDILQIDDVPDLHIFSNHTCIDLFDSKTIRSNVASLFRVTELSFSGMIIDIAFLDMIKYKLPFLETLYLVMPNWTLDRLDITSFSSKRMTLIIRESMCMRTDTQVCAPKLLYFSYRGETMPSLVFPSGNAPDYIKLELDLFVPNDHSFLVTMREVLNLSSKFDILINYNSYEPLNIDVDDREIRFPIPSTNVQELSLYMHSGELLQGALSFFDALLTICHPKYVKIYTDNMYSLKKCSRDFLKPIINGMMAKKMCGPKDIEFKNPVGNEKWEILTYSCPSILDRPDDFQYSLDLKLNW; translated from the coding sequence ATGGAGAAACTGCAGAGAATATCACAAGCGGAAGATGATGTCCCGGTAGAATTGATTCACCTTATACTATCGTTGTTGCCCGTTAAAGAAGCCGCTGGTACGTGTGTTTTGTCCAAGACTTGGTCACACGCTTGGTCTACAATACCTCATCTCAGGTTTCATATAACCTCAGAGTTTTTTTCTACTGAAGAAAAAGAAAGAGATTACATCAAGTTTATGGATCGCACCATGTCTAAGTATATCCAATATAACATACCAATCCAAAGTTTTGACCTGATACTAGATGATATCAAGTTGGCTTCTCTTGCTAATAAATGGATTCCTTCTGTAGCTGCCCAAAGTTGTCTTAAGGAGCTTTCACTCAAAATTCGTGGAGAAATTGATGGTAAATATCATAAATTTATACTTACAGATGAGATTTTCTCCGGGAAAAACCTACATACTCTGTCTTTAAGAGCTTATCATTCATCACCGATTGAAACGGTGAGTCGCAATCCTGTGATCAATTGCGTGAACCTACGGGTACTCGAGTTGCTCTATGTGAAGATAAGCGAAGAGGTACTTGATAGCTTATTCTCTACTTGTGTCTTACTCGAGGAAATAAACCTTTCATATTGTTTTGGTTTGATGACTATTAAGGTTAGAAATCTTCATTATCTTAAAGAAGTGAAATTAAGGTCAGAAGGACATTATGATATCTTGCAAATTGATGATGTCCCTGATCTTCACATCTTTTCTAACCATACTTGTATAGATTTATTTGATAGTAAAACTATAAGATCCAACGTGGCTTCATTATTCAGGGTGACTGAATTATCATTTAGTGGTATGATCATAGACATTGCGTTTCTTGACATGATCAAATATAAATTACCTTTTCTCGAGACTTTATACCTTGTAATGCCGAATTGGACACTTGATAGGTTGGATATTACAAGCTTTTCTTCGAAAAGAATGACCCTAATAATTCGTGAAAGCATGTGCATGCGGACTGACACACAAGTTTGTGCTCCAAAGTTACTTTATTTTAGTTACAGGGGCGAAACAATGCCTAGTCTCGTATTTCCATCTGGTAATGCTCCTGATTATATTAAGCTTGAACTAGATTTGTTTGTTCCTAATGATCATTCTTTCTTGGTTACGATGAGGGAAGTACTCAATTTATCAAGCAAGTTTGATATCCTAATAAACTATAATAGTTATGAGCCGCTGAACATTGATGTTGATGATCGCGAAATAAGGTTCCCAATACCATCTACAAACGTGCAAGAGTTATCATTGTATATGCATTCAGGTGAACTCTTGCAGGGGGCCCTGTCATTTTTTGATGCACTTCTTACGATTTGCCATCCcaaatacgtaaaaatatatactgACAATATGTATAGTCTCAAGAAATGCTCTCGCGACTTCTTAAAGCCCATAATAAATGGAATGATGGCAAAGAAAATGTGTGGCCCTAAAGACATCGAGTTCAAGAATCCAGTTGGTAATGAAAAATGGGAAATTTTAACATATTCTTGCCCAAGTATCCTTGACAGACCGGATGACTTTCAGTATTCACTTGACTTGAAACTAAACTGGTAG